Genomic DNA from Triticum dicoccoides isolate Atlit2015 ecotype Zavitan chromosome 4B, WEW_v2.0, whole genome shotgun sequence:
GAAGCCGTGCACGGCATACAGTCCCTGGCTTCAGGAGACGGCCATCATCACCTTTCCCGGACGCTTGGGCCGGCGCTGCTCATCTCCGTCGGGTATATTGATCTTGGCAAGTGGGTGGCGACGGTCGACGCCGGGACTCGGTTCGGGTACGACCTCGTGCTGCTGGTGCTCCTTTTCAACTTCTCCTCGGTTCTGTATCAGTATATGTCCACCTGCATCGGCATGGTCACCGACAAGAATCTCGCTCAGGTGCCCGATCCCCCTGAACCATACAGTTCTTGGTTCTTACTTGTAATGCTTTTATATGGATTTCAAGGTTTCCGGCCAGGAGTACAGTCGGTTTATATGTGGCGGCCTTGGTCTCCAGGCAGGATTGTCTTTGCTTACTTCAGAACTAACCATGGTATATCTACAAATTTGAGGCAAATCTTCTTGTTTGTCAAAGCTTCATTCTAGAATATTTTGTATTTGCCATGCTATGTGTACTGACTTGTATAATAACTAGTCCATTACCTTGTGAGAATGTGCGTAAGTCCTGACTTTTCTGAACACTTAATATTTTGTCTCTTTCAGATTTCAGGCATAGCAGTTGGATTCAACCTTGTATTTGATCACGATGATCTCATCACGGGTATTATTTTTGCATGCGTTGTAATCAATCTGCTGCCATTTCTTTTATCCTCTCGGGTAAGTTTATTACTGACCCTGGAACTAGTAATTCTCGATAGCGTTATCTAACTCGTCTGTGCCCTATGTGCTTTTGACATATTATTTCTGACCATTCTAGGACAAGAGGATGTCTGGAACGTTAAATGCCTGCATAGCGGGCTTTACGATTCTCTGTTTTGTGCTTGGCTTGTTAATCAGtcaaccagagatacctctccatgtgAATGTGATGTTCCCCAAGTTGAGTGGTGAAAGTGCTTACTCATTGATGGCACTTATGGGTGCAAACGTAATATCGCACAATTTTTATGTTCATTCATCAGTTGTTCAGGTATTTTCCAATGCCTCTTGCTCATACATAGTTTAAATTGTCCACATATTTGGATTTACATTTGAAGGTGCAGTAGCTGCGTCAAACTGTCTTCCATTATGGGTTGTGTGGTTTTATGTTGCACCTTGTGTTGATATCTGGAGCAGTTTGGTTGCATGGTTTGTGTGTCATATTTCATAGTTTCAGATACAGATTATGCCATCGACGCGGTGCTGAATACTTAGTAAGAAGTGTTCATCCCCAATAGGGGCAATTACCCCCAAAAAAGACTAAATAGTTGGGCTTTGGGCTTTATGCTTGTGCTTGGTGTCATATCTCAAGTAGCTTCCGCATAGCGTTTGATTTGTTTCCTGTCATTATACTTGACAGAATTATCATCTATACCAATGGGAATAGTGCTTCAACTATACTTCTATGATCATCGAATCAATTATGGGGTATTTGGTTCAAGGATGGGGTGAGTGGAAGATCCATCATTTTTCATCCCTCGTAAGCACAAACTAACAAAAATGAGGATGAAGTCATCCCCAAAAATTTATCGGATGATCAGTTGATCACAAGATGAACCAACCAATCTTCACATGAAGAGGTGGTCCTCCAATTGAAGTATTAATGTTTCCAGGGTTCTCAGGCACTGTACTTTTTTGCTAAATCCACACTCTTCAACTGTTAGAAAGTCTGGAAAACTGTTAAAATTTGATTATGATGGTTCAGACATATTATACAACACATCAGGTATTACATGGCAATGCACTTTGTACTCCCTGATTCTACAGTTATTTACAAACAGGTTCATTTTACTATTCTTTCCTGCTTATTTGAGTTATCATTTCAAGTTAATTCAGATATCCTACATGCAGGTTCAGAGGAGGTCTCATGTTCTTACCCTCCGTACCCTGTTTCATGACCACCTTTTTTCTATATTATTCATTTCTACTGGAGTTTTTCTTGTGAACTATGTTCTGCTGAGCTCAGCAGCATCGGAATCTAGTCACAATGTGATCCACTCCTTTCACGATGCTGTAGATCTGATGAACCAGGTTTGTGATTCCAGTTTCTAAAGTATAAATCCAAATATTAAAATTAAGTTCTAAGTGTACGTTGAAGTTTCTTCCTGAGTTTCTCTGGGTTCTTGTCTTCTGCAGATATTTACAAATCCCATGGCTCCACTCGTGTTACTAGCGGTTCTTCTCTTTTCGAGCCACATTATTTCGTTGACAGCTGTCATCGCCAGTCATGCAGTTATGGAGAATTTCTTTGGTGCAAACCTGTCTCTTTTTGCACATCATGTGCTACTCAAGGTTCTTGCCATGATTCCTACTATGTATTGTGCAAAAGTAGCAGGCTCTGAAGGGATATATCAGTTACTCATTCTGTGTCCGGTAATCCAGGGCATGACCCTGCCCTCCTCTACCATTCCTGTTTTCCGTATCGCCTCATCAAGGTCAATAATGGGCAACTACAGGATATCTTTATATGTTGAGATACTAGCCTTCCTTGCGTTTCTTCTTATGTTGTTTACAAATATCATTTTCGCGGCGGAAATCCTGTTCGGTGACAGCAGCTGGACAAACAACCTGAAAGGGAACACTGAAAGCCCTGTCATAATTCACCATACTGTACTTATTATAATGTCTTGTGCATCTATTGCTTTTACACTTTTCCTGGCTGTGACTCCAATAAAATCAGCCAGCAGTGAAGCTGAAACTCAGGAGTGGCATGTGCACTCTCCGAAGGAAGCACTGGACACTACTCATCACAGAGTAGATACTTATCCGGAATATATTgcacatgaagaaattcaaaggtattCTATTGATGCTGTTCCAAGGGATTCATTGAGAAGTCATCAGAAATCAGCTTTGGAGGAGCATACTGACGGTTCTGAAACCACTGCAGAATCCGATAACGGGGCTCAACATATGGCGACCATTCCTGAGGCTGCCCCCGGAATGTCAAGCAACATCGAGGAGTCAAAATCAGTTGTTGGGGCTGACTTTACAGGTTCAACGCCAAATGTCTCTACTGCCACCGCAGTAGGACAGAGTTCAGCAGAGAATAACCAAATGAAGAGCACAGCTGAGAAAGATGTTCAAGTAGAAGCAGATGTTTGCACAGACAAGGACAATGAGACTTCACATAATGTGAGCTCCAGTAATAAGTCCACTGGAGGCAAAGCACCCTCTTTATCTTCCGGTGATCCACCACCCCTTGCTATGAGCAGATATAAAGACACTGATGCTGTTAGTGGCAGTGGTGGCCTCTCAAGGCAGCCTGGTTTGGGCCGTGCTGCAAGGAGACAGTTAGCAGCAATTCTCGATGAGTTCTGGGGGCGTTTTTTTGATTATCATGGCAAGCCGACACAAGAAGGTGATGCTGAAAGGATCCACCTTTTGCTTGGACTGGACTTGACAATAGATGGTTCAGCTGGGAGAACGGATAACCAAAACACCCAAGCTTCCAAGAACCCCTTAATGAGAGATGCAGTGCCTGGAGCCATGGGTGCTGGAACTGTTACATGACATAATTGAACTTAACATGGTTGGTTGGAACGTACTGTTGAGCATATATCAGTGTCATGTCATTCTCATCGTGTATTCCCCTGCAAATGTGAGGTTTTCAGTAGAAAAAGAATGCTTCTCCCAACAACAAAAAATCATCGATACATCTGAGCCAGTTCTATTTGGCAGTTGATGTTTCTAAGATGAAATTTACAGATGCCAAGCTATTCTTATACCTACTTTGCACATTTTGGCATCCAGATTTTATGACATCTTGCTTACTTCATTTGATGTAGGGGATCCTTGATCCTGCATTTTGCAAGCCTCGGAAACCCGTCACCGGGTGCCCATGCCTCGAGAAAGCACGTCTAGTCGGCAAGCCCATGTCCAGTAACTTCACCGCCGCAGCTGACATCTTGCTGTTGATCAAAGATGTTGAGCAAGCAGTTTCTGGCCGGAGGGGTCGAAGCGGCACGGTGGCGGGAGATGTTGCCTTCCCTAAAGGGAAGGAAAACCTTGCTTCTGTGCTCAAGCGATACAAGCGCAGGCTCTCGAGCAACAAGCCGCCTGCCGGATCATAGCTGTCACTCAGCCTGTTACCAAGCCTCTGTAGACTGTAGCTGCTTCTCGTATATTGGTTTTTTCTGCTGCACGCCGTACGCCTGGAGGCTTTTCGGTCTTGGTTCGGTAATGGCAATCGACTGTAAGTCTGTGACACTGGTTTTGCCCATATAAATGTTCTACAAGGGCAAGGTGCGGTCACTGTAGCTGCTTCGAGCGAGATGTACAAAAAAGCGTTGGTATTTTGTTGAAGTGGCGCGCTGTAAATTTGACTGTTACTCAAATTCCTCTTGTCGCTAAATCTTTGTATTTCGATGTTTCCGCGGTTCTCGCCGCCCCTTTCCACGAACAAGTTACTGAGAACCCTAGGGTCCAGGAAATGTCCTGACTGATGCACCGCGATCGTTTCTGATCTCTTGTGGTCCATCATCATTCATAATGCACTCTTGGCAGACAATTTCCACCTACACACTTGCTTGTTTGGTTGGTTTTCCATCTCTGGCATTGATTGTTATATACTCTCTGAATAAAattcttagagcaactctagcatccCCGGTCTTAAAAATCCAAAATGTATCCCTTACCCTATTTCTTTTACATTTTTTAAAAGATCTAGCAGATCTCCTGTCCTAAAAATCCAAAACCTTTTGAACACAAACTAGCAAATCTCCTAAAACCGTTTGAACAAAAGCTGATTTCAAATGCGCATTTAAACTATCTCATTTGATAATTCAATTTATTTACCACATTAACCTCGTACATAGCATTATTGAACCGCCCATTGCCTATTACATGACATCGAACTAGGTTAAGTATCGACATAAAACATATAAAAACTATTCGAGGGTGTCAAGTTTGCTAAATGTGTCATCCACGCGGCATCAGTTTTCACTTGCACGGATGGAAGGTTGACAACTGGCATGTGGCAACTTCTTGACAAAACCCCACCAAAAGGTCATCTCTTCTAATTTTGTGTGCAAAGGACAATGTGGAGCATATCTTCTTTAATTGCATCCTTGCCAAGTTCATGTGAAGTTGTGTGCCTGATTGGCTCAATGTTACTGGCGACTCTAAGAAATTTTTCCCTTTGTGGTCTCCTCGCTCCACTGTCGGCTCATCCTAAGCGTATTCTCTAGGTTGCTTTTACTGGGTTGGTCCCTTTGAACTACTAGGGATAAATTTACCATTGAACATATGTTCCCTACTAACCCATCTGATTGCTTGTTTAAACTGATCTCTCTCTTACATAGTGGCGGTCCGTTTGCTAAGGCGTCTGTCGCGGACGACATGGACAACTTGATTCCCAAGATTAACTTATCTGCCTCCTTGTCTTTGGCGCCGGATTAGAGATCTTCTTTGGTGTCCCCTAATATAGTTGGGGCCTGCGTGTTGTTCTCATCTTTGTTGGTTGTGTTGAACTTTATATTTTGCTTACACTAGAAGaaagtccgtgcgttgcaacggggccacattaactttaagagttcaatatgacGACATTGGTGACCTTTTTTAacatcaaattctcacacacacacactctccctccctgtttcttcctcactctctctccccctctccctctctctaacacacacacatatccatcttattggatacgggaccataatccatctatttcacacacacacgctagtgcataacaatatggattatgtgtattatatttgccaccagaactaagggaattaatttcatgtaaatcggccagccacaaCTCCAAGAATACacggaggaggtggcccgggtcagcgtcggcgccgtccagcgcgggccacgggcccgcttccaagtgcacgtgcaatgcacgtcttcacaaatattataaccagatgtgagaaatcacataCTAACACGATGTTGCAATCAATTTGTAATTAAAGAAGCCAAAAGTCTTTTTTTCTTAAATCAGAATTCCTTATGATGGAGTTTAAACAAACCCCACAATAACATGATCAATTTTTTTTGCTCTACTTATCACCTAATTAAGCAAAATGCATGACTTATGAAGCGGATAAGAAATCATGTTAACTTGGAACTAAAATTCCAACAAAAGAGTGAGTAACAAACCTTGTTATCATTGCTCTGAAGTCTGAACCTCCCCCTATTTGTTAGTGAAATGCGAGTATGCttcgaacatatgcttttacatctgAAAGAGCTACAAAATATGTTAACCTACCTATGTGCACTTCCTAAATCAAGAGGATAAAATTATTTATCTCGTCAATATAAAATACTAAACATTAGTTCGAATTGAATAATACAGCAGAATTGTCATTTCTGACTTTTCATCCATCACTGAATACGAAAGAAAGGGACAATGTCCACTAACCATGCAAATATTCTGACCATGGGATATTTAGGCTGGCGTATATGGGAAATCAAAGCTAAAAATGACTCGATGAGTTAGGGATACATCAATAAATATTGTAAAAAGTGATAAAAACAAATCTGCAGTAACTCGCGACCCCACGAACTCGTATTCGCAATGAGCAAGTTAGTGAGGCCGCCACGGTAGGCTAGCACCAAAGGacaagggcaacaaccgcctttcCATCCAACCTACTGATTCTGCTGGCGCTACTTTCATCCTAAGCCCATGAGTACCGCTAGTGTGTTGCCACGTACGGAGAAACTACGAACTGAAATTTTCATCCAAATCATGAAAAATGTTAAtgttcctctcctctcccatccctCGTGTGAACATACCCAATTCGTGGTTGGCTCGCTACATTCAGCGTAGCTCTGATGTGCACTGCCCTCGCTCTTGATTAGTTGTCGCAGTGCCACGCATCTACGCCAACAAGCTGGGGAAACAAATGCAAATGTTACACCGAGTCAAAATCAACCATCCCACAATCGTAACAATAGAAAAACTACTGCTTGGCTCCCAGATCCATCTCGATAGCCCTTGATCTGGCTGCTGAGCTTCTCCTAGCCGCCTCAACATCACGTCATTACCAAACATGTAGTGGATGCCTAGTGGGACAAGGATTAAGAAATAACATGAGGTGAAAAATACGATGGCTGTCAATTCCATAAGACGATCCAAGTAATTGGACAAAACAGATTGGGAGCATCTTGTATAATCTCAAAAAAGCAACTAAAAATATGAGAAATGAATTGATGAAAATCAGCCCCTGCTCTCATTCATGCTCGCTTTTGTAATGGGAGGCAAGGAatggggatactgggagaagaaagGATCACATGGACGGCAAGCCTCCACCACCGGCAAGTGTGGTTGCTTCACATCCAATCTCCACGGCCGCCGCCTTCATGGGGACGAACTCCCATGTTCACAACCAGGCTCCCAATCGgtcgctgcctcgccgaccttgacgACGAAGTAGTCCCTCCCTTCGATCCCATTCGCAGCGGAGGCAACACCCATCCCAGCGGACGGGTCCGCGGTGAGATCCCTACTGGATTGTGGTCGCGCCTCCCCAAACCTCACCGCGGGACACATGAGAGGGCGTCGTTGCCATGGTCAGGCTTGGATGGGGAAAGGAGGCGACATAGCAGCAACGACGCCTTCGCCGGgattggtggcgacggcggcgacgagcgagcgggaggacggcggcggcgagagagtAGGATGGTGGTGGTGGCAGTCCATCGGCCACCGTGATGTGAGAGGAGGATGGGGATGGGGCCGCGATCTGGACGTATGGAGCGGTCGAGAGGAGGGGAAGCAGGCGGCTGGGTTTTTTCCGTCGTGCGGGGTTTGGGGGAGGTCAAACGAGAGGGTTTTTTTCGTGCGGGAGGCAGAGCAACGAGGGCGGATGTAGGGAGACGGGACGCGGTCGGTTGGCAGGAAAAGGAAAGCTACGCATTTTTTAGGCAGTATAGATGATTGATGATAAGAAAGGGAAAATCACATCAATATAAGGAAATATCCCATCAATACTTGATTGACTAcgatttattttttatatggtaactaatctgatggGTTTATGTGGTTGGTGAAGCGAAAAGGCAGGTGGGAGGGAGACGAAATAAAACCAGCAAAATAAAACCAACGAAAGTGGTGAGGCGAAATAAAACCAGCGAAAAATAACCggcggactattcaccaactgctccattaggagtagagacttgATACTCTTGAATGACGTGTATGGCTCCCTTTGCCATGTAgtatggctttatttataaagtcgggctatcGCCTTTTCTCCAAAAAGCTCAGCTCGACTCGTTAGTCATCGAGTTTAAGTTGATCCAAGCCGAGTCACAAGCTACTCATTTAGCTCACGAGCTCCGAGTTCTAAGTCCAGTCCTACTCCCATGCTACACGAGGCTTAAATGAAGAGGCAAATTAATAGAGCGGAGGGAGATACTACTAGCATGTATGAGCAGATGAAGCAATGACTGATCTGATCCGATCTGATATCCCTGTACAAGCTGGGACGTTGGCACGTCACGTCCAGTCCAGATGGAATCAATCACTTGAAGGCAGCAGCTAGCTGCCTGTTCCAAGTTGGAATGACGCCGATGATCCCGCATGTTCATTCAATCAGCGTCTGAGTTGAATGGGGGCGGGCCTTCCCCCGTCCTCAGGATGAGCGCCGCGCCTTTACAGTTAGTTAGTTGATGATGGCGTCCAGCGCGGGGTCGTTTTCGCGGCGGCCACGCACGCACGTCGCTGCCGGCGCCGGACAGGCCAGCGCTGCTCGCCGTCCTTGCCACAGATAGGACCTGTTGCATGCCTGCTGTTCGTCATCAACCGGTGGGGCGGAGGTCAGATGTTGATCCTGTCGGACAGATCGGTTGGTGGTGGCCCTGGCTGTTGGCCTGTTGGAACTACTGTGCTGTGCTGGTGGTACCGCCATCGCCATGGCCTTCAATTCTCCGTCCACGTCTACTAGCTGGTACCCTTTTCGCTTGGTCCGTGGATTGATGTCTACGGCTCGTACCCCTCTTCGTTTACAACTACTCCTAATGTAAAATGGCGTTGTACATGTTTACTGTAGTCTTGGGTGGCGGCATAGGTTAACGACGATGTGCAATTTTTCAGTTGTTCATCTGAAATTGGTTGTTCTAGATCGACCAAGTCGCGCATGATGATAGTACAACGAAGTAGATACAGCGGCCCTTGCAGACATGCAGCTCTTCAACAGGTCCGGCTATCCTCCATGATCCTCTtagattaggttatagactcattgtctcAGGATTCGTAGGTGGCGGGGATGGT
This window encodes:
- the LOC119294748 gene encoding protein ETHYLENE-INSENSITIVE 2-like isoform X1, whose product is MEAVHGIQSLASGDGHHHLSRTLGPALLISVGYIDLGKWVATVDAGTRFGYDLVLLVLLFNFSSVLYQYMSTCIGMVTDKNLAQVSGQEYSRFICGGLGLQAGLSLLTSELTMISGIAVGFNLVFDHDDLITGIIFACVVINLLPFLLSSRDKRMSGTLNACIAGFTILCFVLGLLISQPEIPLHVNVMFPKLSGESAYSLMALMGANVISHNFYVHSSVVQVQRRSHVLTLRTLFHDHLFSILFISTGVFLVNYVLLSSAASESSHNVIHSFHDAVDLMNQIFTNPMAPLVLLAVLLFSSHIISLTAVIASHAVMENFFGANLSLFAHHVLLKVLAMIPTMYCAKVAGSEGIYQLLILCPVIQGMTLPSSTIPVFRIASSRSIMGNYRISLYVEILAFLAFLLMLFTNIIFAAEILFGDSSWTNNLKGNTESPVIIHHTVLIIMSCASIAFTLFLAVTPIKSASSEAETQEWHVHSPKEALDTTHHRVDTYPEYIAHEEIQRYSIDAVPRDSLRSHQKSALEEHTDGSETTAESDNGAQHMATIPEAAPGMSSNIEESKSVVGADFTGSTPNVSTATAVGQSSAENNQMKSTAEKDVQVEADVCTDKDNETSHNVSSSNKSTGGKAPSLSSGDPPPLAMSRYKDTDAVSGSGGLSRQPGLGRAARRQLAAILDEFWGRFFDYHGKPTQEGDAERIHLLLGLDLTIDGSAGRTDNQNTQASKNPLMRDAVPGAMGAGTVT
- the LOC119294748 gene encoding protein ETHYLENE-INSENSITIVE 2-like isoform X3, yielding MEAVHGIQSLASGDGHHHLSRTLGPALLISVGYIDLGKWVATVDAGTRFGYDLVLLVLLFNFSSVLYQYMSTCIGMVTDKNLAQVSGQEYSRFICGGLGLQAGLSLLTSELTMISGIAVGFNLVFDHDDLITGIIFACVVINLLPFLLSSRDKRMSGTLNACIAGFTILCFVLGLLISQPEIPLHVNVMFPKLSGESAYSLMALMGANVISHNFYVHSSVVQVQRRSHVLTLRTLFHDHLFSILFISTGVFLVNYVLLSSAASESSHNVIHSFHDAVDLMNQIFTNPMAPLVLLAVLLFSSHIISLTAVIASHAVMENFFGANLSLFAHHVLLKVLAMIPTMYCAKVAGSEGIYQLLILCPVIQGMTLPSSTIPVFRIASSRSIMGNYRISLYVEILAFLAFLLMLFTNIIFAAEILFGDSSWTNNLKGNTESPVIIHHTVLIIMSCASIAFTLFLAVTPIKSASSEAETQEWHVHSPKEALDTTHHRVDTYPEYIAHEEIQRIR
- the LOC119294748 gene encoding protein ETHYLENE-INSENSITIVE 2-like isoform X2 → MISGIAVGFNLVFDHDDLITGIIFACVVINLLPFLLSSRDKRMSGTLNACIAGFTILCFVLGLLISQPEIPLHVNVMFPKLSGESAYSLMALMGANVISHNFYVHSSVVQVQRRSHVLTLRTLFHDHLFSILFISTGVFLVNYVLLSSAASESSHNVIHSFHDAVDLMNQIFTNPMAPLVLLAVLLFSSHIISLTAVIASHAVMENFFGANLSLFAHHVLLKVLAMIPTMYCAKVAGSEGIYQLLILCPVIQGMTLPSSTIPVFRIASSRSIMGNYRISLYVEILAFLAFLLMLFTNIIFAAEILFGDSSWTNNLKGNTESPVIIHHTVLIIMSCASIAFTLFLAVTPIKSASSEAETQEWHVHSPKEALDTTHHRVDTYPEYIAHEEIQRYSIDAVPRDSLRSHQKSALEEHTDGSETTAESDNGAQHMATIPEAAPGMSSNIEESKSVVGADFTGSTPNVSTATAVGQSSAENNQMKSTAEKDVQVEADVCTDKDNETSHNVSSSNKSTGGKAPSLSSGDPPPLAMSRYKDTDAVSGSGGLSRQPGLGRAARRQLAAILDEFWGRFFDYHGKPTQEGDAERIHLLLGLDLTIDGSAGRTDNQNTQASKNPLMRDAVPGAMGAGTVT